The DNA sequence CCCAGCAGCGTGCTGCAGACACCCCAAAAGCACATTAGTTTGCATGAGCGGTCCCCAATGCCCAAATTCTTCCCATAAAGCCCACGCCTGCTCATGGAGCACGCCTGCAGCCAGTGCCCCAGCGTGCCAGGGCTTGCTGcttgcctgctcctgcctgctcctttgTTCCCGGGAATGTGACCGATGAGAGGGGAACAAGGGAACACATTCACGGCAGGTGCTGCcagccctctccctgcctgccacaCTCCCCGAGCCCACGGTGCTCTCGGGCACACAGCGGGGAGACAGATTTCCTCCACAGCTAACACATTTCACACGCAGCAGAGAAGACCCCACCACAAAGGACGCAGAGCCAGAGGTGGAGGATGTCCCCTGGGCTCTTCCCATTCCCCAGCAGCGTGAGGGTCCTGTCCCCAAAGCCCCAGGCACTGTCTGCATCCCGCTAATGTCCCCTCGGGACCCGGCCCAGCAGGAAGTGGACGGCACCCACACTCACCATCCTGCCTTTTGTTCTCACCTTCCTTTGTTGTTCCATAAATATTTGGCTCCTTCATTTCACCTGGCACGATGCGGCCGTGACAGATCAAACATTGCCCCGGTGCCAGCCATCCCCTGCACCGAACCCCATCAGTTCTCTGCAGACACCCCGGCACAGGCTCCCCTTTGCCAGGATTTCTGGGTGTGCCAACAGCTAACGGCTACGCTCTTTGCTAGATGGAGTATTTCGGGCAGATCGCCATCGGAACCCCCCCCCAGAACTTCACTGTGATATTTGACACAGGCTCCTCCAACCTCTGGGTGCCATCCGTCTACTGCGTCAGCAAAGCCTGCGGTGAGTAGGGGTCCCCGACCggccgctcccccccgccccagccgaCTGCGGTGGGACCCCGGGTGACCCCCAGCTCGCACAGCCCAGGGACCCTGGGGGACCTCCCCACCCAGCTGAGCCCTCCAGGGCACACGTGGGTAACAGAAATCCGGGGGGGGTGGCGAGCGGGGGGAGCCTCAGCGGGTTTGTTTGCTCAGGCGCGGGTGGCAATCAcaccaccagcacccagcaccatTAGCCCGCGGGAGATATCGGACGTGCTCTTTAGGCCATTCTTATGGGAGAGCCTTTGAACAAACAAGCAAAGACGATAGCACATAATATGGCTTGTCAGCAAGGGGCTGGCCGGCAGGAACAAGGCGGGCACAGAGACCACGGCCTGACTCCAGGCTGGCTGCCCGGCGGGTGACAAGCACGGAGCTTGTTCGGGCTGTCAGCGATGAGCCGGCTCTGCTGagtccagccctgctgccccggGACACCGAGCATCACGAAGCATCTCCGAGCGGCCCCTGGGCTCCTGCGGTGCTTCCAACAGAGCCCAAGGCGGGCTGGGGAAAATAGGTGGATACAGCAgtgccgtggggctgggctggggggagagtcactgctgctgctgtctggaaagcaggagctgcagtgcTGATCTCCAGGTCTCATAAAAATATGGCACGAGCTAATCCTGCTCCCCTTAACAAACCTCGCACCTTTGAGGCAGATTGAAACGGGGTGAGTTTTATCCCTCCTCGAAACGCCAGCATGCCCCGTTGTTTTGTGAGCAGCTCTCTCCCTCGGCAGCGTGCCCGTGATGCAGGCATTTTGGTGACGCCACGCAGCCCCATTGTTTTGCTCTGAGGCCGTGGCGGGGGCTCCCAGCATCCGCGGCCATGCAGATAAATCGCATTTCTGCTGACAGCTCCcgtctccttccccagctgagcACACCAAGTTTCAGCCATCGCAGTCCAGCACGTACCAGGCGATAGGGACCCCCTTCTCCATCCAGTACGGGACCGGCAGTCTGACGGGGGTCATCGGATCTGACCAAGTAGTCGTGAGTCATCTTTGgtttctcctgctctgcacaACGTGCCTGGGACTTGCCTACAGACTCAGCATCACCATCgaccctcctcctccccacaggTCGAGGGCCTCACCGTGAGCAACCAGCAGTTTGCAGAGAGCGTCAGCGAGCCGGGAAAAGCCTTCCTGGATGCTGAGTTTGACGGGATCCTGGGGCTGGCTTACCCCTCGCTGGCTGTGGATGGGGTCACCCCCGTCTTCGACAACATGATGGCACAAGATCTGGTGGAGCTGCCCATGTTCTCCGTCTACATGAGCACGTACGGACACGGCTTTGCTCCGGGGTGTTTTTTAGGCTTGGTCATTGCTTTCAGGGAACAGGAAGGGCTgctaaaataaagatgttttagaGAGATagtaaagggtttttttggtaccATGTGGAGCATCACAGACCTCAAGACTTACAGGAATAAAGCAAATGACCCTAAGCATTTGTGGGAAGCAAGTGGGTGTAAATCCACCTGTTTAAAATGCGACGTGCAAagtaaaatggagaaaatccCTCacgtctcctcctcctccctctagGAACCCTGAATCCTCTGTGGGAGGAGAGCTGCTTTTCGGTGGCTTTGATCCCTCCCGCTTCACAGGGACCCTGAACTGGGTGCCCGTCACCCTGCAAGGGTACTGGCAGATCCAGCTGGACAAGTGAgtggtgctgggcagggagggaagggctgggctGCGGCAGAGGAGCACGAGTCCCTCctgttccttctctctttcctcctcctccagcatccaGCTGGATGGGACAGTGGCTTTCTGCGTGAACAGCTGCCAGGCCATCGTGGACACCGGGACATCGCTCATCACAGGTCCCACCAAGGATATAAAAGAATTGCAAAGCTATATTGGTGCCACGCCTGTGGATGGAGAGGTGAGAGccagggtggggagaggagggggacgAAGccctgggacccccaccccagcaggaGGGACCTCCCGCTGAGCAGCGTCGCTGAGCCGCCCGGCTGTTTCGCAGTACGCCGTGGAGTGCAGCAACCTCAACGTGATGCCTGACGTGACCTTCACCATCAACGGGCTCCCCTACACGCTCAGTGCCCAGGCCTACACCCTCATGGTATGGCTGCGGCTCCGTCAGCACTACTGTCCCCAATTCCCAGCGGCTCCAGAGACAAAGGTGGCCCAGAGCCATCCCGGGAGCTGAGCTGCGTGTCCCGGCGGGTGACAAGCCCCACTGCTTCATGCACGGGACCCGCGGTCACCATTCCTGCACGTTTCCATGTGCACGAGGCTCCTGGGTTCGTTCCCAGCTTTGCACTTCTTCCCCAGGAGTACAGCGACGGCATGGCCTTCTGCACCAGCGGCTTCCAGGGGATGGACATCGCCCCTCCTGCTGGACCCCTCTGGATTTTGGGTGACGTTTTCATCCGTCAGTTTTACTCCGTCTTTGACCGTGGAAATAACAGGGTGGGGTTGGCCCCTGCCGTCCCTTAGGGGTGCGGCATCccgtggggcaggagggggatgGAGCCACCGGGCTGCTGCCctcgggcagggcaggggattTCACCACTGCATCAGTGTCCCCGGAGGTGATGAAGACACCCAGGGGCTGCGGCTGAAGAGCCCAGCAGAAGTTCGGTCCACACCAGGAAGCCATTTCATAATGAATATATGTCTTGAGCAGCTCTGTGATCTGCTTTGcagattctcttttttttaaacacaggtCAATATAagctttaataaaacaaaacctgccACGATCGTGTTGTGATTAGCACAACAGCACCCCCGCAGATCTCGGCTGAGATGCACTAGAGTGTTAAATCCTCCTTCCCTGgcccctgccctccttctcGGTGAGCTACAAGCCTCGGTGCACTCGCGGCACTGCCAGGGCTGTGTGCGCGGTGTTACCGGTGTTACCGGAGTCTCCCCGCTCTGGAGGGAGCCTTGGCggtgcaggaggtgctgctgcccctgggCAGCCATGGATCTGAAAGGTTGGCCTCCATGGTCCTTAGCTGGGATTTCCACATGGGTGGGAGAGGACACTTTGCCCTCGTGGAGCAGAAAGTCCCCGGAGGTGGCTGTGGGTATCCCCGAGCTCCCCGCGGAGCCTGAGGCgatggctgcaggcaggggctgcggcGGCTGCAAATTAACCAGGAAAATGTGTCGCTTCAGCAGGCTGAGCTGGTGCCGATAAACAAGAAGGTGACGCTGAGGCTGGAGAGACCCTGGGGCTCTTTCTGTGCCACAGAACTTCCAGAACAACCGGCGATTTCCAGTGAATTTTGCTTTGACCCCTGTGGGTGCTTGCAAAGACGTGGCTGGTGGGTGCTCGAAGCAAGAGAAGGCAAACGAGCTGCGTGCTGCCAAGCTCTGCAGCCAGCGGCCACAGGCTGGGCTGGCTCAGAGGGTGGGGGGCCTGGGGGGccgcggggggctgcggggggctgcagggttcCCTGTGAGTCACTGCGGCGCATGTGACTTGCTGACAGTGCAGGGGATGTGAGAGAAAGCATGAGCAATCGTGGCTCATGCATGATGCATCCTGAGACACGCATGGAAGGTAGCGAGaaagagaagcacagaaaagggTTATTTTTATCCCTGCCTGTGCTCAGTTTTCCTGGCGGACACTgaagcagagccctgcagcGGGCTGGTGTCGAGGCTGAGGTGCCGGGGTCCCCACGGCCGGGGCCAGGCTTCGCGGCTGCTGCATCTTTCCCAGACTTCAGGGTTGGGTCTGAGAGCGCTGGAAAATTCAGATCTGGTTGCAAACTTTGCGGCTCAGCCTTGTTGTTTGCAATACAAGAAAATATCTGCCTTACTCAGAAACATTGATTGTGCCAATGACCAACATATGGTTTCTGTAACCGTTCCTGTATTGACTTCACCTCGGCTGTGGTTTCTCCAGATAAGGTGCAGGGGGGGGGCAGCTGAACAAAggtctcctctccctcttccagtTTAACTCTTAGCACGCCAAGGTGCTGCTGGGCACCAGCCCATCACCGCAGCCACAGGCACTGGGGGAGCATCCAGCTTCCCCAGCACAACGAGGGACTGCCTGGTGTCCCCAAACACCGGCTGGCAGTGAGAGGTGGCCCAGCCTGGACTCAACCGTGACTGCTCCAGTGCTGTGCGCGCTTGGGATCCCAGAGCATCCCACGTCCTCTCGGTGGGTCTCAGGGGGTCCTGTCCAGCCCTCCTCCCCGCACACGGGGGATGCTCAGGGGACTTTGCTCTAGTAAATACTGAGCATCCTGATAGGGAGCAACCAGGCTGTCCCCCGAGGAGCAGAGGTGGCCAAACAGCTGTAGGGAACAGTTTAGTCACTTGGAcgccttttgctttcttcccctttcctcacTCTCATTGCCCTGCGAGCCTTGCCGCAGGGAACAGCCCATCCTCTCCCTGCTCACACGAGCCTTTCCTCTGGACGTGGCAGTCTGTGTTTCATCATCTCCTAGCTGCAAGATCTTCCTTATAGTCACAGGGCTCAAAAAACACGCATTTTCCTCAGAATTGCTGACTTGGTGAAGCAATCAGGACAAGATTGTAGCTGTGGTTGTAGGAGCTGCTTAGCAATACGTTGGCCATCGCCTCCTCTACATTACCGCTCCTACTGCCTTCATCCAGGGCTAAGCTCACATGGCTACACCAGGAGcggtaaagaaagaaaatcccttttcttATGAAATCAGACAAATGCTGGAGCTGGTGCTGAGCTCGGGCTGAGCACCCTGATGGGTACAGCCCCTCCTGACCAAAAGCAGAAGTGGCTGTGGACATTGGCTGTAGCAACGCAACCACAAACCCCATCTCCACTGGCATGGAGAGGCATCGATCATCTGACTGGGTGAGCAACCTTCAGCCCACCAGGCTTGGAGGGACACGTGGAGAGGAACGAGGGCAGAAGTAGTCGGGTGGGGGGGAGGTTGGACAACGAAGTCTCACTGCAAGGGCAAAGGTGAAGCAGCACGATGAAAATAGGCTGAAAACAGGGATTAGGAGAAAGCTGCTCCAAGGAAACATCAGCCTTTTACCCACCGCTGGTGAGAACTGGCTCAGGTTCTTCTCCTGCCTCATCCCAGCTCCTCCCTGCACTTGccctgtggggggaaaaaacagatttttctggcCAGACAGGTCCCAAAATTACActtgggaaggaggaggaggagggtttgTCCTGCTGAGTGCAGTGATCTTCCCTG is a window from the Balearica regulorum gibbericeps isolate bBalReg1 chromosome 25, bBalReg1.pri, whole genome shotgun sequence genome containing:
- the CTSE gene encoding cathepsin E translates to MKCLLLLLAMLCLSLASGLKRVTLTRHRSLRKSLRDRGQLSHFWKTHRLDMVQYSEDCSAFTESNEPLINYLDMEYFGQIAIGTPPQNFTVIFDTGSSNLWVPSVYCVSKACAEHTKFQPSQSSTYQAIGTPFSIQYGTGSLTGVIGSDQVVVEGLTVSNQQFAESVSEPGKAFLDAEFDGILGLAYPSLAVDGVTPVFDNMMAQDLVELPMFSVYMSTNPESSVGGELLFGGFDPSRFTGTLNWVPVTLQGYWQIQLDNIQLDGTVAFCVNSCQAIVDTGTSLITGPTKDIKELQSYIGATPVDGEYAVECSNLNVMPDVTFTINGLPYTLSAQAYTLMEYSDGMAFCTSGFQGMDIAPPAGPLWILGDVFIRQFYSVFDRGNNRVGLAPAVP